The following coding sequences lie in one Haematobia irritans isolate KBUSLIRL chromosome 3, ASM5000362v1, whole genome shotgun sequence genomic window:
- the LOC142228677 gene encoding divalent-cation tolerance protein CutA, which produces MHFLRNLFITTSYLLVARKAIPISGHLNSNSLPPSFCTKVSTDSLSKSNMDNEFKYESGTASVAFVTAPDEKIAKKLAHGLLEQKLAACINIIPSIQSIYMWEGKVNEDIEYLMIIKTQTGHVDELTKWVRANHPYSVAEVITLPIEKGNPPYMKWLKESVPEKN; this is translated from the coding sequence ATgcattttcttcgaaatttatttattaccaCGTCATATTTATTGGTAGCCCGCAAAGCAATTCCCATTTCTGGCCATCTAAACTCGAACTCATTGCCACCAAGTTTTTGTACCAAAGTGTCCACTGATTCCTTATCAAAGAGCAATATGGACAATGAATTCAAATACGAGTCCGGCACGGCATCAGTTGCATTTGTAACAGCACCAGATGAAAAAATCGCGAAGAAACTGGCCCATGGTTTGTTGGAACAAAAATTAGCGGCATGTATCAATATAATTCCCAGCATACAATCTATTTATATGTGGGAAGGCAAGGTCAATGAGGATATCGAATACCTAATGATAATCAAAACTCAAACAGGTCATGTTGATGAACTTACTAAATGGGTACGTGCCAATCATCCCTATAGCGTAGCAGAAGTTATCACACTACCAATTGAAAAGGGAAATCCGCCTTACATGAAATGGTTGAAGGAATCAGTGCCGGAGAAAAATTGA